The Cryptococcus neoformans var. grubii H99 chromosome 10, complete sequence genome segment AGTATCAGTGCTGCACCTTGAGTTATTGCTTTCGCCGGTTGTGATGGGGATAAAGAGCTTGATGAAGGCAGACCATCTGGTGTGGGATAGAGTTGTACGAGGGAAAATTTCTGTGAACGTCGAAGTGTGAACTAGAGCTTGGCATGGGTGAAATGAACGGGCTTACAATATCAGCTGTACGGGATGTTTTACTTTGTGCGATGATTAAATCCATGACTTTGCCTATTGGAGTATCCTGCCGGCATATTCAGTTCTTATCTTCGAAATATCGTTTGAAATGGCTGACCTCCCCTATCCAAGCTCGTTCGAGCTTTGTATCccatttccctttccacACCTTCACCTTTGCCCCCGTCAAATCCACACCCCACTCAAAAAATACCTTCTCCGCATCTGGAATATTTGCACCACCTCCTAAACATGTGGCAGTTGAGCGTACTTTGCGAAGATGAATGTTCCATAACTTTTCAGCCTTGCTTTtgattttcttctccacctttgCCTCCCCTTGTGTCAATTCGGGAGATGCTGTTGATGCTGATTGGGCTGGCTGCAAACTTGGCGGTaacctttcctcttcaatcctTGGTTTCTTCACTACATCCCTCTGAGCCGGCAttttcctctccactcGATCTTTGTGGCCTGCAAAGTTTTTTGCTATTAAGTCTTCCGCTTGTGAACGGCGGACGAGAAAGGCGTCGTGTCGGGCGTTGTGGACGAGCGGTGCGGGGCATGAGTGGGACGTTTGCGCTCGATGTCTATGCGAATTGAACATTGTTTAGCCCGCAGATGGATGGTTGAAGACATATGGAGCTTTATAGTCACGTACGATGTACAGAATGCACCCCCGCAACCTTCACACTTCACCTCTCTCGCAATCCCCTCTCCTTCGTCTCTCCCTGGCACTCCGGCAACACTTTCAATAGTCTCCCTCTCACAGCCTTCCTTCTCGCATGTCTTCTTACCTCTATCCAACTTCCCGACAGCTACATCATAAGAGGTTGAACCTAAAGAGGAGCATGGTTGATGGATGTAGATGTGGTTAGGGCAGAATGGAAGATCGCATGATGGGCacaggagaggaaggaagtcGACAAGCGTGCAGGACGAGCAGCGGGTACCTGGGGCGAGAAGAGACATCGGAACGCTGGACTTCAGGCCTGATTCGTGCCGTACGGAAAAAATGAATAGACACAATCTGTCACCAATGGATTTAAAAAGTGGTCAGTGAAAGTGGAGGGTAGGCCTTAGTAGTCATCGTTATTACTCTGCGCGTCCGATTCTTTACACCGCGCACCACGAACTTCATATTGCGGCCAGGTGTTGagatcttgatcttttAGAAGAGACAGGTCCACACTTCCAGATGCAAAAAAGCATATAAGCGGCAGGACTAACTTTGGCCGGTGGAGTCAAGGAGCAGTAGTGGACGATTGATCATGGGTGCATGGTCTTCATAAAATATAAAAGTGACTATTATGAAGCAATGACATGGAAAGATCGAAATATGACAGAAGGATAGGAATATGACATCAATATGACACCTCCCTCCCCACTACTCGCACCGCACCCATGGCCGCCCAAAAGGGGCTCAGCACATGAATAAATTGGCGCTCGCATACACGTATGTAGCGACATTGAAGAGTAGAGGAAGCAGGCTCTAAATGTGATGTAacgttcttcttcgcttaACCGGAATCGCCCGATTACTCATGAAAGGAGCATCGGGCACTGTCTTGTAGGTAGCGGTGGTatgggaaggggaagataGAGAATGTATGTTACACTCACAAGATGAGGCTCTGTTTGAGTCAATATTGACTCGGTTAAAAGATGTCGATGAGGCCTTTTTCCATAGTATCGTACCCGAATCTTTGAGGCCATATATCTGCCAAGAGATCTCGTAGCCACGAGATGGTGTTGAGGTCGCCAAAAGATATGAAGCCTGGGGTGGCAGACCTAGAAGGGAAAAGCTGTGAAGATCTTCCTGACCATGTCTTAATCAGCCAGCGACACTCGTAGAGCACGTCGTGGTGTGTGTGGGTGAAGTCTGGCTACTGCATAGTTTGCAAAAGAAGCGTTCGACCTGAACCAGAaatgtggatgaagaagaggaaaagaagaaaaaagttTTGCGAGGCGGCTGGCAGCTGCagctggtggtggtagtGCCACGTGATCTGAAAGCTTGTTAAAtaggaagatgatgtggcTTTTTGCGACGCGTTTGAAGTTGATTCAGCCACTGTTAGCTTTTGCTTTCCTCGTCGACGCGTACCTCCAATAGATCATGCAATACGTCAATTAAAAGTTCTGGAAAAGTTGCTTGTGGAAGCTGTCTCACTTATCTATAGACTGGTCAATATTTTGGAGAACAAGTGATTGAAAAATTCCGATATCAAAACTGATCAAGTCACTTAATATCCCTACCTCTCCTCACTCCACCACAGTCCCGCGGCGCGCACCCCATATTTCTCCGACCTGTACACGTCAACTCAACAAATAattctctttttcaagTCGTTGCGTCACCTTTTTCTctattttcttttcctcacTTATATTTTACTGGTAGCCGCCACACTCGGCGTTGGGACACAAATAAATCGATTTTCGGCCCTTTTACGGGAACTGCGCGCGGATGAGCCTGTGTTTGTTCGTGAGCGGCGTTAtaggaaaaaggagagcAAACAGCCAGAGCAGCAGCCGCGCAGACACTACACGATGCCGTGACCCATGCATGCATCCGTTTCACATAACCGCAAAGCAAGAGAGCATAAAAGATATCCCCCCATCAATTTAAATTCACATCGCTTTTCACTCTacacttccatctccacccgACATCACTTTAGACAAACGCTCTTTCAACACACTTCATAATGGGTAAGTACCTTTTTTACATGCGTATTTGCATGGGTGATTGTGTAATGCTATGGATGAACACTGACTTATGCATGCATAGCCCGAACAAAGGTGAGTTGAGCATGAttgtggaggaaggaaggaaggaagagatgttTTCGCCACCCAAACATACACATCACCGCGTCTTCACCTCTCTTGGGTTACCACAATGCCCATTATCAGTTCATCCCCTCAGTTCATCTGCTCTCCGCAGGCAAACACTGCATAGGAGTAATGGAAATCAGTTGATACACAACTGTTGTGCTTACGCAGCTTGGGCTTGCGTTTCACTCCTCGGGTCATCCCAACCTTCCGCGCCCTTCACTTGACCAACATCTTCGTTCCAGAATTTTCACTGACCCCACTGCTTAGCAAACCGCTCGAAAGTCCACCGGTGGCAAGGCCCCCAGGAAGCAGCGTACGTTCCATTATTATGTATCCACGTTCCAAGCTTACTTTGCGTACAGTCGCTACCAAGGCCGCCCGAAAGCAGGCCCCTTCCCAGGTTTCTGGTGGTGTCAAGAAACCTCATAGGTACAGGCCCGGTACCGTCGCTCTCCGAGAAATTCGACGATACCAGAAGTAAGTCGCATATATTGCAATCTGTGAATCATAGCTTATTCTGTCCACAGGTCTACAGAGCTTTTGATCAGGAAGTTGCCTTTCCAGCGACTCGTTCGTGAAATTGCTCAGGACTTCAAGACCGATTTGCGTTTCCAGTCCTCTGCCATTGGCGCCCTTCAGGAAGCTTCTGAGGCTTACCTCGTCTCTCTCTTCGAGGACAGTGAGTCGCTTTATCTTCGTACATCTTTCTCATGTTGATGTCTTATTACTCAGCCAACTTGGCCGCTATCCACGCCAAGCGAGTCACTATCCAGCCCAAGGATCTTCAGCTCGCCCGTCGTCTCCGAGGCGAGAGGTCTTAAGGCGTCTTATTTTTTTCTCGGCTCTGTGTGTTGGAAGGTTGCCTTAAATCATGTTCGGGTTATCCTTTATTACGAATTTTGTCCTTCGTTTTTCGCTACTTATAAATATTTGAGTTGAAACCTTGAGATTTTGTTCTTGTGCCAAATGCGCCATGTATTTCAGTTTCCTAATTTGCTCAATTGTTGCGCAGGAAGCTGCATGAGTAGTGATACAAATGATGATAGTTATTACAAAGTCCAATCTCAGTCATCACTGCCCGCCCAACTCTGACCTAAGGCTCCCCAAAGCCTCCTCCATATCCTTCAAAACCTTTGCCTCTATCCGACTCGCGTACAGTCCCAGCTCGGCCGGTCCCGTGGCATGACCATCTAATCCCTCCCCAGGTGATGATGGAATTGTTGAGGCAAAGGGCGTAGGAATTAAGTTAACTGGTGGTGCTCTCAAAGTGTTCGGGGAAGGACGTGTTTCACGAAGGTAGTAGACCGTTTGACGAAGCACAAATTGGATCTTCTGAGGAATCAGGGGCATCAGTTTATTTTTACTTCAGATTGAccggagagaagaaaatgacGCACGTCAAGTAAAGACATATACTGTTCAACACCTTCTCTAGCCTCTATCCCTCGAcgctcttcatctccatcttcaatgGGTCCAGAGAGCTGCGTTAATATGGGCTTCACTTGCATCAACAATTCAGGTATGGCCTGTAAGATATGGATGATCAGGGACTGATGATCTTTAGAGCGTGAGGGAACAAGACTGACTTTTTCGACACCCGTGAGGGCTGCAAACAAAGAGTCGGCATCGAGTGATTCCAGTTCCAGTGGGTCCTTGGAGGACGGGGCAGGGGACGACATGTCCAGCGATATATTCCTGAGTTTTCAATGACAACTGTAGAAGGTGGTTTGATGTACAAgctggagaggaagacaaTCTTGCAAGATAGGCGGCGAAATCCGAAGATTATTcgcttgttgttgtcttTCATGATGTTACGGAGTTCGTTGCGCACACATACATGTCAACGAAGTCGACGACACAGATGTGCTGTAACGATTTAACGTGCTGTAACGATTTAACGAGACTTTCGACAGTTGCAGTAGTCACACATACATCAGATTACATTGAAGTAGCGTACTCCATTTGAAGCGCGTTGTCATGTCTTCCAACATACTAGTCCTCGACGGCGGCATGGCAAGTCTTTCCCTCGCTCACGCAGTTCACCAATATCTTATCTTTTGCCTGCTTCACGCGCTAATCATGTGGGATAGGGGACAACCCTCGAGACTTTGGGTGCTGATATCTCCTCTGCTCTTTGGGGATCCGAAGCGCTTAGGACTAATCCGGATGTGATTCGTAAAGTACATGAGGGGTATGTGCAAGCGGGTGCGGATTTGGTGGAGACTGCAACGTATGTACTTGATCATTCCTGTCATCTCCAGCGGGGTATGTGGTAGGGATCTTGATGaggtggggaaggagagtcGCCGACATGTTCATATCATTGGATACTAAAAGTACTAATAAACTTGGTTGGATAACAGATATCAACTCACACCTCAAAACCTATGCGATCATCTCCACTGCCCTAGGGAAGAGGCTGAACGTATCCTCTGCTCAGGGGTCAAACTGGCTGCTTCCTGTATCacctcttgctcttctcaCAATAACGAACATAACAGAATCGGTAGAGGCAGTAACAATAGCAAAATCGTACTCTCCTTCGGACCTTACGGCTCGACTCTACAGCCTGGGCAAGAATATGATGGTATCTATCCCCCTCCTTTTGGGCCTTCAACGTCTACCAACGCTTTCCCTCCCGACTctaatgatgatgaggaagcaGCTATCCAAGCTCTGGCGTATCATCACTTGGATAAGCTCGAGGCGATCAGTCGCGATGAAGCGGCTTGGCGGAAAGTGGAGTGGATAGCATTTGAGACAATACCTGTTTTACATGAAGTCCGGGGTATCAGGCGGGCAATGGCCATATTGAGGAGAAAACTTTCTGCCCTCTATTCTGGTGGAGATAATATGAACTTGTGGTGGGAGAAAAAGTTTTGGATAACCAGTCCTTTCCCAATGGGACAACACCCCCAACTCCTTCCTGATGGCTCACACGCTTCCGTCCCACAGGTGATCCAT includes the following:
- a CDS encoding histone H3, which translates into the protein MARTKQTARKSTGGKAPRKQLATKAARKQAPSQVSGGVKKPHRYRPGTVALREIRRYQKSTELLIRKLPFQRLVREIAQDFKTDLRFQSSAIGALQEASEAYLVSLFEDTNLAAIHAKRVTIQPKDLQLARRLRGERS
- a CDS encoding homocysteine S-methyltransferase, which encodes MSSNILVLDGGMGTTLETLGADISSALWGSEALRTNPDVIRKVHEGYVQAGADLVETATYQLTPQNLCDHLHCPREEAERILCSGVKLAASCITSCSSHNNEHNRIGRGSNNSKIVLSFGPYGSTLQPGQEYDGIYPPPFGPSTSTNAFPPDSNDDEEAAIQALAYHHLDKLEAISRDEAAWRKVEWIAFETIPVLHEVRGIRRAMAILRRKLSALYSGGDNMNLWWEKKFWITSPFPMGQHPQLLPDGSHASVPQVIHALFSGPDPIPNGIGINCTNPSYLHSLTSSFASHLPFEFFGKVEMVMYPDGGQVYDTTTRAWVITPQSPENAEKWAEVVGDVAKKARGAEREGRGIWKGVIAGGCCKSSFDEIRALRRFVDSQ